A segment of the Streptomyces diastaticus subsp. diastaticus genome:
GGTGACGTCCAGGTCGGTGAGGACGGCTTCGGCGGGCAGGCCCTCGCGGAGCCGGGCGAGGAGGGCGGTGGGGCCGGTGGGCGCGGGCGGCTCTGCGGTGGGGGGCGCGGGCATCTGCGGCTCTGGCATGGGCACAGGGTGGCACCGGCGGCCGTGGGTGTGAACCCGTCGGCGACCAGCGGCTCACCGCTTCGGTGCGATCGTCGCACCGGCGCACGGTGCGCGGCATGGTAAGGGAGGCAGACCGGCCCGGTACGGACCAGCGCACGGGCCGCCGCACACCGTGCCCCGAGGCGGCGCGGGCACCGCGCCCGCGCCTGCCGCCCGGGGCCTCCGCCACGCCCGGGGCACCGCCCGCGCGGCGTCCGCGCCGCCGGGTCCTCGGGCTGCCTGCCGCCGCCGGCGCGGGCCTGCCGCCGGCGTGCGGAGGGCGCGGCCCGGCGGCAGTGGGGGCGGGCGCTGCGGCTCGCCCCGGAGTTCTCGCCACTCCACGCCGAGCGGGCGCGCCGGGAGCCGGCGGCGCTGGGTGGGCCGGAGTGGGGGCCGCCGCCGGCCTGAGCGGTTCCAGGGGCGCACGCCGACGGCCCGCCACCCGGCCCGCGCGCGGAGCACGCGGGTGGGTGGCGGGCCGTCGCCCCCCGTCGGGGCGGTTGCTGGTCAGAGGTTTCCGCGGCGCTCCTGCTCGCGCTCGATCGCCTCGAAGAGGGCCTTGAAGTTGCCCTTGCCGAAGCCCATCGAGCCGTGCCGCTCGATCATCTCGAAGAAGACGGTCGGCTTGTCCTGGACCGGCTTGGTGAAGATCTGGAGCAGGTAGCCGTCCTCGTCGCGGTCGACCAGGATCTTCAGCTCGCGCAGGGTCTCGACCGGCACCCGGGTCTCGCCGGCCCACTCGCCGAGCGTGTCGTAGTACGAGTCGGGGGTGTCGAGGAACTGGACACCGGCGTCGCGCATGGTGCGGACGGTCTGGACGATGTCGTTGGTGGCCAGCGCGATGTGCTGGACGCCGGCGCCGCCGTAGAACTCCAGGTACTCGTCGATCTGGGACTTCTTCTTGGCGATGGCGGGCTCGTTGATCGGGAACTTGACCTTGAGCGTGCCGTCGGCGACCACCTTCGACATGAGGGCGGAGTACTCGGTGGCGATGTCGTCGCCGACGAACTCCTTCATGTTGGTGAAGCCCATGACCTTGTTGTAGAAGGCCACCCACTCGTTCATCCTGCCGAGTTCGACGTTGCCCACGCAGTGGTCGATGGCCTGGAAGGTGCGCTTGGCCGGCGGGGCGACGATGGGCTCGGCGGCGACGTAGCCGGGCAGGTAGGGGCCGGAGTAGCCGGAGCGCTCGACCAGGGTGTGGCGGGTCTTGCCGTAGGTGGCGATGGCGGCGAGGACGACGGTGCCGTGCTCGTCCTTGACCTCGTGCGGCTCCTCGATGCCCGTGGCGCCGTTCTCGACGGCGTAGGCGTAGGCCGCGCGGGCGTCCGGCACCTCGATGGCGAGGTCCACGACTCCGTCGCCGTGGGCGGCGACGTGGCTCTCCAGGAAGGCGCCGTGCTCGGTGGCGGCCTTGATGACGGAGGTGAGGACGAACCGGGCCCCGCCGTTCTCCAGGACGTAGGAGGCGGTCTCGCGGCTGCCGTTCTCCGGTCCGGAGTAGGCGACGAGCTTCATCCCGAAGGCGGTGGAGTAGTAGTGGGCGGCCTGCTTGGCGTTGCCGACCGCGAAGACCACGGCGTCCATTCCCTTGACGGGGAACGGGTCGGCCTCGCGCGCGGTGGTGGGGGCGGACTGGGGGGCCTGGGGGTTCGTCGATGTCGCTGCCATGGCCGCAGCTTCGCGCCGTTCCGCAAGGTGCGCAACAGTTCGCGAAAACACTGGGCAAGGTGCCCGGTCACCCGTCAGTATGGGCGGCTCATCTGTACAGGATGACCACGTGGAAGTGGGGAGGGTGGCCTGATGGGGATCGACGAGCTGGACGGCCGGCTGATCGTGCTGCTGGCGCGGGAGCCGCGGATAGGGGTGCTGGAGGCGTCGCGCCGGCTGGGGGTGGCACGCGGCACGGTGCAGTCGCGGATGGACCGTCTTCAGTCGAACGGAGTCATCCGCGGCTTCGGCCCGGACGTCGACCCGGCGGCCCTCGGCTACCGCGTCACCGCCTTCGCGACGCTGGAGATCCGCCAGGGCCAGGGCCCGGACGTACGGGCGCACTTGGCCGAGGTCCCGGAGGTGCTGGAGCTGCACACCATCACCGGTGAGGGCGACATGCTGTGCCGCCTGGTGGCCCGCTCGAACGGCGACCTCCAGCGGGTGATCGACCGGGTTGTGGGTTTTGATGGCATCGTCCGGGCCGCCACGGCGATCGTGATGGAGAACCCGGTGCCGCTGCGCGTCATCCCGTTGGTGGAGCAGGCGGCCCGGGAGACCTGAGCGCGACCGCTCCCGAAGGCGAAGGGTGCGGTTTTCCATGAACTTCTGGGAGTACCTCGGCAACCGCCATCAGCAGTTGCTCGCCGACGCCTACCAGCACGCCAGTGCCGTCTTCCAGTGCATGGTGGTGGCGACGGTGATCGGGGTGCTGATCGGCGTCGCCACGTACCGCAGCGGGTGGGCGGGGAATCTGGCGACGGTGACCACCTCCTCGATCCTGACCGTCCCCTCGCTCGCCATGATCGGCCTGCTGATCCCGCTGGTGGGGCTCGGGGTGGCGCCGACGGTGATCGCGCTGACGCTGTACGGGCTGCTGCCGATCGTGCGGAACTCCATCGTGGGGCTGCGCGGGGTGGACTCGACGCTGGTGGACGCGGCGAAGGGGATCGGAATGTCGCGGTGGGCCCGGCTGCTGCGGGTGGAGCTGCCGCTGGCCTGGCCGCCGATCCTCACCGGCATCCGGGTCTCCACGCAGATGCTGATGGGGATCGCGGCCATCGCGGCCTTCGCCTCCGGCCCGGGGCTCGGCAACGAGATCTTCCGCGGCATCTCCTCCCTGGGCAGCGCCAACGCGCTCAACCAGGTCCTGGCCGGGACGCTGGCCGTGATCGTGCTGGCCCTGCTGTTCGACGCGGCGTACGTGCTGATCGGCCGCCTGACGATTCCGAGGGGTATCCGTGCCTGAGTCGCCCGCAACGCCCGAGTCCCCCGACGCCCCCCGAGGCGCCGCGGCGGGGGCCACGCTCGCCGAGGCGGCGCCCGGCGGCGGCGCGGCCTCGGGCGCCTCGATCGAGCTGGAGCACCTGACCAAGCGGTACCCGGGCACCTCCGTCCCGGCGGTGGACGACGTGAGCCTGGAGATCAAGGCGGGCGAGACGGTCGTCTTCGTCGGCCCGTCCGGCGGCGGCAAGACGACCCTGCTGAAGATGATCAACCGCCTGATCGAGCCGACCAGCGGCCGCATCCGGATCGGCGGCGAGGACGTCACCGACATGGACCCGGTCAGGCTCCGCCGCAAGATCGGGTACGCGATCCAGTCCTCGGGGCTCTTCCCGCACATGACGGTCGGGCAGAACATCGCCCTGGTACCGAAGATGACCGGCTGGTCCAAGAGCCGGATCAAGGCCCGCGTCGAGGAGATGCTCGACCTGGTGGGCCTGGACCCCGGCGAGTTCCTGGGGCGGTATCCGCGCCAGCTCTCCGGCGGCCAGCAGCAGCGGGTCGGGGTGGCGCGGGCGCTGGCCGCCGACCCGCCGGTGCTGCTGATGGACGAGCCGTTCGGCGCGGTCGACCCGATCACGCGGGACCATCTCCAGGACGAGCTGATCCGGCTCCAGCACGAGCTGCACAAGACGATCGTCTTCGTCACCCACGACTTCGACGAGGCCATCAAGATCGGTGACCGGATCGTGGTCCTCCGCGACCGTTCGCAGATCGCCCAGTTCGACACCCCGGAGGCGATCCTCACCAACCCGGCCGACGACTTCGTCTCCGGTTTCGTCGGCGCGGGCGCGGCCCTGAAGCGGCTCAACCTGACCCGGGTCCGCGACGTGGAGATCGGCGACTGGCCGACGGTGAGCGTGGACGACCCGCTCCAGGGCATCTTCGAGGCACTGCGCTCCGGGCGTACCAACGAGCTGCTGATGCTGGACCGGCGCGGCCGCCCGTACAAGTGGCTCCGGCGCGGCGACCTGATGCGCGCCAAGGGCTCGCTGGCGGCGGCGGGCACGCTGGTGCACGACACGGTGACCCGGGACGCGACGCTGCGGGACGCTCTGGAGGCGGTCCTCACCGACAACGCGGGCCGGGTCGCGGTGACCGGGCGGCGCGGGGAGTACACCGGGGTGGTCGACATGGAGACCCTGATGAACTCGGTCCACGAGATGCTGGAGGAGGACCGGCTCGACGCCATGGAGCACCAGCAGGAGCTGGCCGACCAGCGCGCCGGGCAGGAGCGGGATCCGGAGGCGGGCGCATGAGCCACCCCGCTCCCCGCGACCCGGGGACGCACGAGGCGCGAGGCCACGTCTTCCGTGACGCGGGCGAGGCCGACCACGACGACCGGCCCGCCCCCGAGCCGCCCGGGAGGCCGGGGAAGCCCGCCCGGCGGGTGAGCTGGCAGAAGCTGACCTTCCTGCCGGTCTTCCTGCTGCTGGTACTGCTCGCCACCTCGCTGTGGTTCCACAGCGCCGACCTGGACGCCATCTCGGAGAACGCGCTGGGAGGCGGCAACGTCTGGCTGCGGCTGCGCCAGCACGTCCAGCTCACCGTGATCTCCACCTTCTTCGTGCTGATCATCGCGATCCCGCTGGGCATCCTGCTGACCCGCCCGCGCCTGCGCCGGGCCGCCCCGCTCGCCACCGCCCTCGCCAACATCGGCCAGGCCACCCCGGCCATCGGCCTGCTCGCCCTCATGGTCATCTGGCTGGGCATCGGCGAGCGCCCGGCCCTCATCGGCATCATCATCTACGCCGTCCTGCCGGTCCTCTCCAACACGGTGGCGGGGCTGAAGGCCAACGACCCGACGCTGCTGGAGGCGGCCCGGGGCATCGGCATGTCCCCGCGCGGCGTCCTGCTCAAGGTGGAACTGCCGCTGGCCGTCCCGCTGATCCTCGCCGGGGTGCGCACGGCGCTGGTCCTCAACGTCGGCACGGCGACCCTGGCGACCTTCGGCGGGGGCGGTGGTCTGGGCGACCTCATCACCACCGGCATCACCAACCAGCGCATGCCGGTGCTGGTGCTGGGCTCGATCCTCACCGTGGCGCTGGCCCTGCTCGTCGACTGGCTGGCCTCCCTGGCCGAACTGCTGCTGCGTCCGCGCGGCCTGGAGGTGGGCACGTGATCCGGGTACGCGCGGCACGGGCCCGGGCCGGGGCGGCGCTGCTGCTCTGCGGGGCGCTGCTGGCCGGGTGCGGCCTCAAGAGCGGCAGTCCGATGGTGGACGACGTCCGGCCCGGCAGCGTCGGCAAGGGGCGTCCGCTGGAGGGTGCCCAGCTGACCGTCACCTCCAAGGAGTTCACCGAGCAGCTGGTCCTCGGCGCCGTCATGGGCATCGCCTTCCAGGCGGCCGGCGCCACGGTCCTGGACCGGACCGGCATCCAGGGGTCGATCGGCGCCCGCGAGGCGGTCAGGTCGGGCGACGCGGACGCCATGTACGAGTACACCGGCACCTCCTGGATCACCTACCTCGGCAACAGCGAGCCGATCGTCGACCCGCACGAGCAGTGGGAGGCGGTCCGCGAGGCGGACAAGGCCAACGGCATCACCTGGCTGCCCCCGGCCCGCCTCAACAACACCTACGCACTGGCGGTGAACCCGGCGACGGAGAAGAAGTACGGCGTCACGAACCTCTCGCAGGTCGCGGAGTTGTCGAAGCGGGACCCGGGGGCGGTGACGCTCTGCGTGGAGAGCGAGTTCGCCTCCCGCCAGGACGGGCTGCCGGGCATGCAGAAGAGGTACGGCATGGACATCCCCGCCCGCAACATCCAGAAGATGGACGGCGGCATCGTCTACACCGAGCTGTCCAGCGGCCGGTCCTGCGCCTTCGGCGAGGTGTTCACCACCGACGGCCGCATCAAGGCGCTCGGTCTGACGGTCCTGGACGACGACAGGAAGTTCTTCCCCAACTACAACGTCGCCCCCGAGATCAACACGGAGGCGCTGGAGAAGTACCCGGCGATCGCCGAGGTGCTGGCCCCCGTCACGGCCAGGCTCGACAACGCCATCGCCCAGGAACTCAACTCCAAGGTGGCGGTGCAGGGGCAGGACCCGCACACGGTCGCGCTGGAGTGGATGCTCGCGGAGGGGTTCGTCAAGGACTGAGAAACGGGCGCGAGGAACGGGCGCGAGGAACGGGCGCGTCCGCTTGCAAAGATCCCCTTGCAAAGGAATCCATGCAAAGAACTGCTTGCAAAGCAGTCTTTGCAACCTTATGTTTCCGACATGCCTTCCCCCTCAGAGTCCGGCGCCACGCCCCAGCACGCGGCGCCTTCGGAACACAAGGTCCGCACCCTCGATCCCCGCTCCCTGCGCGGGCTCGCCCATCCCCTGCGCATGCGGCTGTTCCGGGCGCTGCGCGAGAGCGGGCCCGCGACCGCCTCGCAACTCGCCGTCCGGCTGGACGAGTCGAGCGGTGCGACCAGCTACCACCTGCGCCAGCTCGCCGCGTACGGCTTCGTGGAGGACGCGCCCGAGCACGGCAAGGGGCGCGAGCGGTGGTGGCGCGCCACCTCACAGGGCATCCGTCTGGAGCCGGACCGCCTCGACCTCGCCGACCCCGTCCAGCGCGGCGCCGTCGACGTGCTGATGCACGAGGTCGCCGACAACCACACCGAGGAGCTGTCGACCTGGCTCGGCACCCGCCACGAGTGGCCCACCGCGTGGCAGGAGGCGTACGACCTGAGCGACTACAGCTACCGCCTCACCCCGGCCCAGGCCACAGAACTCCGGGAACGTTCCGAAGAGTTGCTGGAGTCCTTCCGCGCCTACGAGGCCCAGAACGCCGACGCCGAGGACGCCGCCTCCTTCCGCGTCCACCTGCACGCCTTCCCCCGCAAGACCTCTGCCGACCGTTCGGAGAACCCCGCTCCCCCGGAGGCCCGGTCATGACCCCGCATCCCGATGTCCACCACCTCCTCCACACCCAGGCCGTACGCGCCCTCCCCGCCGGCCCGGCCGCCGAACCGCCCCCCTGCGAGGCGCCCGCCACCCCGCGTGCCCGCCTCGGCTGGGCGCTGGTCGCCCTCGGGCTGCGCCTCGCGATACCGCCGGCCGCGCGCCCCGTCCTCCGGTGACCGCCGACGCCCTCGCTCCCCCACGCGACCGCCGCCCGCTCGCCCTCACCCTCGCCGCCAACACGGTCTCCATCACGGGCAACGCGCTCACCGTGATCGGCGTCCCCTGGTTCGTCCTCCAGACCACCGGCTCGGCCACCCGGGCCGGGGTGGTCGCCCTCTGCGCGACGCTGCCCGTCGTCGTCTCGGCCCTCTTCGGCGGCCCGCTGATCGACCGGATCGGACGGCGCCGGGCCAGCGTCCTCTCCGACCTGGTCTGCGCCGCCGCCGTCGGCGCCATCCCACTCCTGCACCACCTGGACGCGCTCCCGTTCTGGCTGCTCTGCGCCCTGATGGGGACCAGCGGCCTCTTCCACGCCCCCGGCGAGACCTCCCGCGGGGCCTCGCCTTCAGCAGGCCGGGACCTTGCCGCCGCGCTCCAGGGCCCGCAGCGAGTCGATCGCGCCGTCCAGCGTGGTGACCGGGACGAGCCGCATGCCGGAGGGCAGCTCGGCCCGCGCGTCCCCGCACTCGGCCTTGGGGACGAGGAAGACGGTGGCGCCGTCCCGGGCGGCGGCGCGGGTCTTCAGCGAGACGCCGCCGACCGCGCCGACCTTGCCGTCGGCGGTGATGGTTCCGGTGCCCGCGATGGAGCGGCCGCCGGTCAGGTCGCCGCCGCTGCCGTCCCCGTCCAGCTTGTCGACGATGCCGAGCGAGAAGAGCAGCCCGGCGCTGGGCCCGCCCACGTCGGCCAGCTCCAGCTTCACGTCCACGCTGCCGGGCTTCAGGCCGAGCTGCTTCAACGCCGCCTCGACGGCGACGTTCTGCGACTGGACCATCTGGTCCCGGTTGTACTGCCGGATCTCCTTCGGGGTGTCCCCGCTCGGGTAGACCGCGTCCACCGGCATCACCGCCTGGTCGGAGCGGAACCACCCGTCCACCACCTGCCCGACGCGCACCGGCGTCTGCGGGCCGGTCGCCTCGATCGTGGTCATCCGCAGCTCACCGGTGGTCTTCCGGGGCTCCTCGCCCTTGATCGTGATGACCTCGGTCCCGTCCTGGGAACCGAGCACATCGGCGGTCATCCCCGGCTGCGCCACCGCGAACGGCAGCGGCGCGAGCGCGGTCACCGCCAGCAGCGCCACCACGGGCGCGGCGCAGATCGCGAGGGCACGGGGGCGCGGGAGAGCGGCGAGCTTGGAGAACACGCGCCCCAATCTAGCGGCCCGGGGGCGCGGGGGCGGGCAGGGGCGGGGGCGTCGTGAGGCGGGCGAACTCCCACGGGTCGTGCGCGCTGAAGACGGTGACCCGGTCCCCGTGGTCGCGGCGCAGGGCACGCAGCCGCTCGCGCGTGGCCCGGACGGCCTCGGCGTCGGTCTGCGCCCCCTGCTGGACCGGGGCGAAGGCGGGGTGGGCCAGCGGCGGCGTCCGCTCGATCTCCCCGTGGTACATGTACGCGTCGCCCGCGTGCAGGAGCCATCGGCCGTCCCCGTCGCGTACGGCGACGCCCGTGTGCCCCGCCGAGTGGCCGGGCAGCGGCACCAGCAGCACCTCGCAGGCGAGTCCGGGCACCCGCGCCACCCCCGGGAAGCCGAACCATTCCGCGCTCCCGTCCGCGACGGCGAGCTGCCCGCCCAGCGCGGTGCAGCAGGCCGGCGCGGTGGCGACGGTGGCGAGCAGCACCTTCCACGCCCCGCCCGCGCTCACCGCGAGGACCGCCCGCCGTGCCGGGTCGTCCGGGCCGGTCACCACCACGGTCAGCCAGGTCGCGCAGAGGAGGAGGACTCCGGCCGAGGAGGCGTAGGCGGAGGGGAGGGGGCCTCTCCCGTTGACGGTCAGCACGGCGAGGACGCCGGTGAAGAGCGGACGGGGGCCAGGTGGCGCCGGCTGTGCGGCAGGGTGGCGGCCGCGCAGCGGGCGAGGGCGATCACCGGGGGGCCTCCGTCACCCGGGCGACCGACCAGCGCTCGCGCCGGGCGGCGAGGAGCAGGGCGTCGGCGTCCTCCCGGGGGATCCGCAGGGCGAGTTCGCCGCTCGGGCCCGGCACGCCACGTCCACGCCCCGGAGCACCCAGCCGCCCCGCAGGCCGTACCGCTTGCCGACCTCCTCCGACCGCACCCGCGGGCCCGCCCCCCTCCGCTCAGCGCAACGCGTCGGCGACCTCGCGGGCCGCGTCCACCACCCGGGGGCCGACCCGCTCGGGTACGGCGTCCGACAGCATGACCACGCCGACGCTGCCCTCTATCCCGGTCAGCCCGAGGAGCGGGGCGGCGGCGCCGCAGGCGCCGGCCTCCAGTTCGCCCTGGGTGAGGGTGTAGCCGGGGTCGGGCAGCTCGTTCTGGCGGACGGCGAGTATGGCCCGGCCGGCCGCGCCCCGGTCGAGAGCGTGCCGGAAGCCGGTGCGGTAGGCGACGTGGTAGTCGGTCCAGGTCGGCTCGACCACCGCGACCGCCAGCGCCTCGGCGCCGTCGACCAGGGTCAGGTGGGCGGTGGCGCCGATGTCCTCGGCCAGCGAGCGCAGGGCGGGCAGCGCCGCCTCGCGCACCAGCGGATGGACCTGGCGGCCGAGCCGCAGCACCCCGAGCCCGACCCGGGCCCGGCCGCCCAAGTCACGTCTGACGAGAGCGTGTTGTTCGAGGGTCGCCAGGAGCCGGTAGACCACCGTGCGATTGACGCCGAGCTTGTTGGACAGCTCGGTGACGGTCAGGCCGTGGTCGGTGTCGGCGAGCAGCTTGAGGACCCTGAGGCCCCGGTCGAGCGTCTGAGAAGTCTCCGCGGTCACGACGCCCACTCCTTAGGTGTGAGGGTGCGGCAGTGGTGAGGTGCGGCGGCATCCGGATGGGTGGCGGCGCCGGTCCCAGCGGCGACGCGCGTCAGAGGCCGCCGAGCGCAAGGCACCGGCTGCGCTCCGCGGCGACGCTGCCACGGGGCGTGTACGTTGCCGGGAATGTAGCGAGCGGCCCCGCTCAGCGGAAGGGTCCGTCCAGAATCCGGGCGATCACCGGGGAGTGCGCCCCGGTTTGCCCTCGGTGTCCCGCCGGACCCGCCCCTGTCCCCCCGCCGCCGGCCCTCCGGTCGCCTCAGATCCCGGTGCGCCCGTCCACCAGTTCGCGCACCGCGTCCAGGTGCCCGTTGTGCCGGGAGATCTCCTCGATGAGGTGGAGCAGGATCCACCGCAGATCGACGTGCCGGCCGTCCCGGATGGGCCGCCGCGCCTTCGTGTCCAGGCTCTGCCCGGCCACCAGCTCCCGGAACCGCGCGCTCTGCTCCTCGTACTCGGCGAGCAGCTGCGGCAGCGGCACCTCCACCGCCGTCCGCATCTCGGGGTCCGGGTCCTCCTCGGTGGCGTGCACCAGCGGCCCGGCCTCCTCCCCGTCGAGGAACACCTCCTCCAGCCAGTAGTACTCGACCCACCGCAGATGGCTGATCAGCCCGCAGAGCGTCATGAGCGGCGAGCCGGGCAACGGCGCCTTCACCGCGCCCTCGGCCGACACCCCCTCACACTTGGCGACCGCGGTGGCCCGCGCGTAGTCGAGGAAGGTGGTGAGCTGGGTACGTTCGTCCCAGGCGGCGGGGGTGTCGGTTCGCTGAGTCATCGCGAGGAGTGTGGCCTACGGGGGGTCCTGCGGCGAGCGAATAATCGCCGCACACCCCGAACATGCGAAGAGGCCCCGCCGCGCACCTTGCCGGTGCGCCGGCGGGACCTCCACCGAACCGATCAGACGGCCCGAAACGCACCGGCCTTGACCCCGCCCACGAAGGACGCGAACGCGGCAGCGGGGAAGCCGAGCACCGGCCCGGCGAGATCCTTGGAGTCACGGACGGGAACCAGGCCGTCAGAGGCGACGAGGTTGGTGGCCACCTCGACGCACTGGCCGCCGTTGCCGCTGTAGGAAGACTTGAACCAACGAGGGGATTCACTCGTCACGATGTGCCCTTTCGTAGCTGCTCAATCATGGCCACGGAAGCTGCTTGCGACATGGCCTCGGCCTGTAGTTGATGATAGGCCGCCAACAGGGGGAGCACGGCTTCGCTGTTGCGCTCAAGACGGCCATGCTGCGAGGACTCGGCGTAGGAGATCAGCGACCGGTCGCGCATGGTCAGCACAGTCAACGGAAGGCTGAGAGGTCGCCGCGCGCCCATGCTGAAGGGAGCGATCTGCAACACGGTGTGTGGGCGTTCGGCAAACTCCAGCAGTTTCGCGAACTGTGCATCCATGATCTCCGGAGTTCCCATGGGCCGGAGTACACACCCCTCGTCCAGCACGACGAACAGCAGAGGTGCGGGCGATCGGTCAAGGGCCGCTTGCCTCATCTCCACCAGCCTGACACGTTCCTCAGCCTGGTCCGGAGTGATGGCCTCCCTGCGCACCGCGTCCGCCTCCAGCGCCGAGGCGTACTCCTGCGTCTGGAGCAAGCCGGGTATCACCCCGACCTCGTACAACCGCACCTCCATGGCTCGCTCTTCGTACCCGATGTACTGCGGGAAGCCCTCGATGAGCGCCGTGTGC
Coding sequences within it:
- a CDS encoding IclR family transcriptional regulator, encoding MTAETSQTLDRGLRVLKLLADTDHGLTVTELSNKLGVNRTVVYRLLATLEQHALVRRDLGGRARVGLGVLRLGRQVHPLVREAALPALRSLAEDIGATAHLTLVDGAEALAVAVVEPTWTDYHVAYRTGFRHALDRGAAGRAILAVRQNELPDPGYTLTQGELEAGACGAAAPLLGLTGIEGSVGVVMLSDAVPERVGPRVVDAAREVADALR
- a CDS encoding S16 family serine protease, yielding MFSKLAALPRPRALAICAAPVVALLAVTALAPLPFAVAQPGMTADVLGSQDGTEVITIKGEEPRKTTGELRMTTIEATGPQTPVRVGQVVDGWFRSDQAVMPVDAVYPSGDTPKEIRQYNRDQMVQSQNVAVEAALKQLGLKPGSVDVKLELADVGGPSAGLLFSLGIVDKLDGDGSGGDLTGGRSIAGTGTITADGKVGAVGGVSLKTRAAARDGATVFLVPKAECGDARAELPSGMRLVPVTTLDGAIDSLRALERGGKVPAC
- a CDS encoding helix-turn-helix domain-containing protein gives rise to the protein MVNRRELDPERSPSAAFGALLRRLRDERGWTQDQLGEHVGCSGAHISALEIGRRPPTQRLATRCDQALGARGRLVSQSQAVRHTALIEGFPQYIGYEERAMEVRLYEVGVIPGLLQTQEYASALEADAVRREAITPDQAEERVRLVEMRQAALDRSPAPLLFVVLDEGCVLRPMGTPEIMDAQFAKLLEFAERPHTVLQIAPFSMGARRPLSLPLTVLTMRDRSLISYAESSQHGRLERNSEAVLPLLAAYHQLQAEAMSQAASVAMIEQLRKGTS
- a CDS encoding ABC transporter permease, which translates into the protein MSHPAPRDPGTHEARGHVFRDAGEADHDDRPAPEPPGRPGKPARRVSWQKLTFLPVFLLLVLLATSLWFHSADLDAISENALGGGNVWLRLRQHVQLTVISTFFVLIIAIPLGILLTRPRLRRAAPLATALANIGQATPAIGLLALMVIWLGIGERPALIGIIIYAVLPVLSNTVAGLKANDPTLLEAARGIGMSPRGVLLKVELPLAVPLILAGVRTALVLNVGTATLATFGGGGGLGDLITTGITNQRMPVLVLGSILTVALALLVDWLASLAELLLRPRGLEVGT
- the hppD gene encoding 4-hydroxyphenylpyruvate dioxygenase; this translates as MAATSTNPQAPQSAPTTAREADPFPVKGMDAVVFAVGNAKQAAHYYSTAFGMKLVAYSGPENGSRETASYVLENGGARFVLTSVIKAATEHGAFLESHVAAHGDGVVDLAIEVPDARAAYAYAVENGATGIEEPHEVKDEHGTVVLAAIATYGKTRHTLVERSGYSGPYLPGYVAAEPIVAPPAKRTFQAIDHCVGNVELGRMNEWVAFYNKVMGFTNMKEFVGDDIATEYSALMSKVVADGTLKVKFPINEPAIAKKKSQIDEYLEFYGGAGVQHIALATNDIVQTVRTMRDAGVQFLDTPDSYYDTLGEWAGETRVPVETLRELKILVDRDEDGYLLQIFTKPVQDKPTVFFEMIERHGSMGFGKGNFKALFEAIEREQERRGNL
- a CDS encoding winged helix-turn-helix domain-containing protein, translating into MPSPSESGATPQHAAPSEHKVRTLDPRSLRGLAHPLRMRLFRALRESGPATASQLAVRLDESSGATSYHLRQLAAYGFVEDAPEHGKGRERWWRATSQGIRLEPDRLDLADPVQRGAVDVLMHEVADNHTEELSTWLGTRHEWPTAWQEAYDLSDYSYRLTPAQATELRERSEELLESFRAYEAQNADAEDAASFRVHLHAFPRKTSADRSENPAPPEARS
- a CDS encoding DUF397 domain-containing protein, whose translation is MTSESPRWFKSSYSGNGGQCVEVATNLVASDGLVPVRDSKDLAGPVLGFPAAAFASFVGGVKAGAFRAV
- a CDS encoding ABC transporter permease, which gives rise to MNFWEYLGNRHQQLLADAYQHASAVFQCMVVATVIGVLIGVATYRSGWAGNLATVTTSSILTVPSLAMIGLLIPLVGLGVAPTVIALTLYGLLPIVRNSIVGLRGVDSTLVDAAKGIGMSRWARLLRVELPLAWPPILTGIRVSTQMLMGIAAIAAFASGPGLGNEIFRGISSLGSANALNQVLAGTLAVIVLALLFDAAYVLIGRLTIPRGIRA
- a CDS encoding betaine/proline/choline family ABC transporter ATP-binding protein (Members of the family are the ATP-binding subunit of ABC transporters for substrates such as betaine, L-proline or other amino acids, choline, carnitine, etc. The substrate specificity is best determined from the substrate-binding subunit, rather than this subunit, as it interacts with the permease subunit and not with substrate directly.); translation: MPESPATPESPDAPRGAAAGATLAEAAPGGGAASGASIELEHLTKRYPGTSVPAVDDVSLEIKAGETVVFVGPSGGGKTTLLKMINRLIEPTSGRIRIGGEDVTDMDPVRLRRKIGYAIQSSGLFPHMTVGQNIALVPKMTGWSKSRIKARVEEMLDLVGLDPGEFLGRYPRQLSGGQQQRVGVARALAADPPVLLMDEPFGAVDPITRDHLQDELIRLQHELHKTIVFVTHDFDEAIKIGDRIVVLRDRSQIAQFDTPEAILTNPADDFVSGFVGAGAALKRLNLTRVRDVEIGDWPTVSVDDPLQGIFEALRSGRTNELLMLDRRGRPYKWLRRGDLMRAKGSLAAAGTLVHDTVTRDATLRDALEAVLTDNAGRVAVTGRRGEYTGVVDMETLMNSVHEMLEEDRLDAMEHQQELADQRAGQERDPEAGA
- a CDS encoding Lrp/AsnC family transcriptional regulator, translated to MGIDELDGRLIVLLAREPRIGVLEASRRLGVARGTVQSRMDRLQSNGVIRGFGPDVDPAALGYRVTAFATLEIRQGQGPDVRAHLAEVPEVLELHTITGEGDMLCRLVARSNGDLQRVIDRVVGFDGIVRAATAIVMENPVPLRVIPLVEQAARET
- a CDS encoding DinB family protein; translated protein: MTQRTDTPAAWDERTQLTTFLDYARATAVAKCEGVSAEGAVKAPLPGSPLMTLCGLISHLRWVEYYWLEEVFLDGEEAGPLVHATEEDPDPEMRTAVEVPLPQLLAEYEEQSARFRELVAGQSLDTKARRPIRDGRHVDLRWILLHLIEEISRHNGHLDAVRELVDGRTGI
- a CDS encoding glycine betaine ABC transporter substrate-binding protein, with the translated sequence MIRVRAARARAGAALLLCGALLAGCGLKSGSPMVDDVRPGSVGKGRPLEGAQLTVTSKEFTEQLVLGAVMGIAFQAAGATVLDRTGIQGSIGAREAVRSGDADAMYEYTGTSWITYLGNSEPIVDPHEQWEAVREADKANGITWLPPARLNNTYALAVNPATEKKYGVTNLSQVAELSKRDPGAVTLCVESEFASRQDGLPGMQKRYGMDIPARNIQKMDGGIVYTELSSGRSCAFGEVFTTDGRIKALGLTVLDDDRKFFPNYNVAPEINTEALEKYPAIAEVLAPVTARLDNAIAQELNSKVAVQGQDPHTVALEWMLAEGFVKD